One Cryptosporangium aurantiacum DNA window includes the following coding sequences:
- a CDS encoding thiolase family protein produces the protein MAQPVIVSAARTAIGTARKGTLAQTPAEDLATAILTETVRRSGIDPERVDDVIFAESLYGGGDVARYAAVVAGMTGVPGLAVNRHCTGSLSSIGLAAAGVASGMEKIVVAGGVQASSLSPRLKRRVPGTVDEVENWYPGTHPNTAEAPNTDMSITVGWNTAQEFGLTREDLDAWALRSHQRAVAAIDAGKFVDEIVPIKVSTLDGSVVEFAVDEHPRRDTSAERLASLKVLHPEIPGFSITAGNASGTNDAAAAVTVTGAELAAAEGIETLATVRAWASVGLDPKRTGVGALRAIEKVLDRAGLTTGDVKLWEINEAFASVPVAACRHFGLDEETVNFSGSGCSLGHPIAASGARMVATLIHELRRTGGGIGVAAMCAGGGQGGALVIEV, from the coding sequence ATGGCGCAGCCCGTCATCGTCAGCGCGGCCCGGACCGCGATCGGCACCGCGCGGAAGGGGACGCTGGCGCAGACGCCCGCCGAGGACCTCGCGACCGCGATCCTCACCGAGACCGTGCGGCGGTCGGGGATCGATCCGGAGCGGGTGGATGACGTCATCTTCGCCGAGTCGCTGTACGGCGGCGGCGACGTCGCCCGGTACGCGGCCGTGGTGGCCGGCATGACCGGCGTGCCCGGCCTGGCCGTCAACCGGCACTGCACCGGCAGCCTCTCGTCGATCGGGCTGGCCGCGGCCGGCGTCGCCAGCGGGATGGAGAAGATCGTGGTGGCCGGGGGAGTGCAGGCCTCCTCGCTCTCGCCGCGTCTCAAGCGCCGCGTGCCCGGCACCGTGGACGAGGTCGAGAACTGGTACCCGGGGACGCACCCGAACACGGCCGAGGCGCCGAACACGGACATGTCGATCACCGTGGGCTGGAACACCGCGCAGGAGTTCGGGCTCACCCGCGAAGACCTGGACGCCTGGGCGCTGCGGTCGCACCAGCGAGCCGTCGCCGCGATCGACGCCGGCAAGTTCGTCGACGAGATCGTGCCGATCAAGGTGTCGACGCTCGACGGCTCGGTCGTCGAGTTCGCGGTCGACGAGCACCCCCGGCGCGACACCAGCGCGGAGCGGCTCGCGTCGCTGAAGGTGCTGCACCCGGAGATCCCCGGTTTCTCGATCACCGCGGGCAACGCGAGCGGCACCAACGACGCCGCGGCGGCCGTCACGGTCACCGGCGCCGAGCTGGCCGCGGCCGAGGGGATCGAGACGCTGGCGACGGTCCGGGCCTGGGCGTCGGTCGGACTCGACCCGAAGCGGACCGGCGTCGGCGCGCTGCGGGCGATCGAGAAGGTCCTCGACCGCGCCGGTCTGACGACCGGCGACGTGAAGCTGTGGGAGATCAACGAGGCGTTCGCGTCGGTGCCGGTCGCGGCCTGCCGCCACTTCGGTCTGGACGAGGAGACCGTGAACTTCTCCGGCAGCGGCTGCAGCCTGGGGCACCCGATCGCCGCGTCGGGCGCGCGGATGGTGGCCACGCTGATCCACGAACTCCGCCGCACCGGCGGCGGGATCGGCGTCGCCGCGATGTGCGCCGGTGGTGGTCAGGGCGGAGCCTTGGTCATCGAGGTCTGA
- a CDS encoding DUF397 domain-containing protein, translated as MSPLEPELDVSGARWRKSTRSGTDGNCVEVGTAPAAVGVRDTKDHGHGPVLAFAHPAWRAFLDGCKAGEFGFGR; from the coding sequence ATGAGCCCGCTCGAACCTGAGCTCGACGTGAGCGGCGCCCGATGGCGCAAATCCACCAGGAGCGGCACCGACGGCAACTGCGTGGAGGTCGGCACGGCACCTGCCGCGGTCGGCGTCCGGGACACGAAGGACCACGGACACGGTCCGGTCCTCGCGTTCGCCCACCCGGCGTGGCGAGCGTTCCTGGACGGGTGCAAGGCCGGCGAATTCGGCTTCGGCCGGTAG
- a CDS encoding DUF5753 domain-containing protein has translation MDEVSPTLARRMLLSTLQRLHRADGRSTDLIGAEVGVDGSTVARWLAGGKRKLRAHEIRGLCEVYGVDEDTKNQLVRLAQEAGSRGVTQRLSWFATYQFGMFLDLERDARRVVTFESCVVPGLLQTPGYAREVILAGAPAVDLTEEDVRERVQLRMERQRILRRDRPAELLAFLDEAVIRRPIAQADAMRTQLERLLTASEWPNVTIQVIPFSAGPHAAAATGPFVLLSFDHLGDAPGEIAYGENPVNALYMETREETDRYRAVVDCLSRQALSPEASAAMIAGAMEELESEREVRNEPART, from the coding sequence GTGGACGAAGTCAGCCCCACTCTCGCCCGGCGCATGCTCCTCTCGACCCTGCAGCGTCTCCACCGGGCCGACGGGCGTTCCACCGATCTGATCGGCGCCGAGGTGGGGGTCGACGGTTCGACCGTCGCCCGGTGGCTGGCCGGCGGGAAGCGGAAGCTGCGCGCGCACGAGATCCGCGGGCTGTGCGAGGTCTACGGGGTCGACGAGGACACCAAGAACCAGCTCGTCCGGCTCGCACAGGAGGCCGGCAGCCGGGGCGTCACCCAGCGCCTGTCGTGGTTCGCGACCTACCAGTTCGGCATGTTCCTCGACCTCGAACGGGACGCCCGGCGCGTGGTGACGTTCGAGTCCTGCGTGGTGCCCGGCCTGCTGCAGACGCCGGGGTATGCCCGGGAGGTCATCCTCGCCGGGGCGCCCGCGGTCGACCTGACCGAGGAGGACGTCCGCGAGCGGGTGCAGTTACGGATGGAACGGCAGCGCATCCTGCGCCGGGATCGCCCTGCCGAGCTACTGGCTTTCCTCGACGAGGCGGTGATCCGCCGGCCGATCGCCCAGGCGGACGCCATGCGGACGCAACTGGAGCGCCTCCTCACCGCGAGCGAGTGGCCCAACGTCACGATCCAGGTCATCCCCTTCTCCGCTGGTCCGCACGCCGCGGCGGCGACCGGCCCCTTCGTCCTCCTGTCGTTCGACCATCTGGGCGACGCGCCCGGCGAGATCGCCTATGGCGAGAATCCGGTAAACGCCCTGTATATGGAAACACGAGAGGAAACAGACCGGTATCGCGCTGTTGTCGACTGTTTGTCCAGGCAGGCACTGAGCCCGGAGGCGTCAGCAGCGATGATCGCCGGTGCGATGGAGGAGTTGGAATCGGAGAGGGAGGTACGGAATGAGCCCGCTCGAACCTGA
- a CDS encoding Nramp family divalent metal transporter, protein MRRDPGPAALLVHGPGPVGVRVGPGRNAVRYLGPAFVAAVAYVDPGNLATNVTAGAEYGFTLLWVIVVANLAAMLVQYLSGKLGLATGWSLAETCRERYPRWATLLLWVQAEFVVIMTDLAEVVGGAVALNLLFGIPPTVGAVLTVGGMLVILAAQQRGRRPFEAVIASMLGILVAAFAYQTLRAGISAGEAAGGLVPRFAGTDSVLLSVGIVGATVMPHAIYLHSALTQSLRPSPRRRRAAARATLTDVVLALAIAGSVNVAILLGATSLSAAESLEEAHAGFGAVAGDTTALVFGIALLTSSLAASAVGVYSGQVVMQGFIRRSIPLWLRRTVSVLPALVILLLGVDPTTALVLSQVALSFGVPFAIFPLLRFTGDRRLMGDDLVNRAGTRYAGYTVGTLIVALNVYLVAAVVV, encoded by the coding sequence ATGCGTCGAGATCCGGGTCCGGCCGCGCTCCTCGTCCACGGCCCGGGCCCGGTGGGGGTACGAGTCGGCCCCGGCCGGAACGCAGTGCGATACCTCGGCCCCGCGTTCGTCGCGGCGGTGGCGTACGTCGACCCGGGCAACCTGGCGACGAACGTCACCGCCGGGGCGGAGTACGGGTTCACGCTCCTGTGGGTGATCGTCGTCGCCAACCTCGCCGCGATGCTCGTCCAGTACCTGTCCGGCAAGCTCGGGCTGGCGACCGGGTGGAGCCTCGCCGAGACGTGCCGGGAGCGGTACCCGCGGTGGGCGACGCTGCTGCTCTGGGTGCAGGCCGAGTTCGTCGTGATCATGACCGACCTGGCCGAGGTCGTCGGCGGCGCGGTCGCGTTGAACCTGCTGTTCGGAATCCCGCCGACGGTGGGTGCGGTGCTGACAGTCGGCGGGATGCTCGTGATCCTGGCCGCGCAACAGCGGGGACGCCGTCCGTTCGAGGCCGTGATCGCGTCGATGCTCGGGATCCTCGTCGCGGCGTTCGCATACCAGACGCTGCGCGCCGGGATCTCCGCCGGTGAGGCGGCCGGTGGGCTGGTGCCGCGGTTCGCCGGGACCGACAGCGTGCTGCTCTCGGTGGGCATCGTCGGCGCGACCGTGATGCCGCACGCGATCTACCTGCACTCGGCGCTGACCCAGTCGTTGCGGCCGAGCCCGCGCCGGCGGCGTGCGGCGGCGCGGGCGACGCTGACCGACGTGGTGCTGGCGCTGGCCATCGCCGGGTCGGTGAACGTGGCGATCCTGCTCGGCGCGACGTCGCTGTCGGCGGCGGAGTCCCTGGAGGAGGCTCACGCCGGGTTCGGAGCGGTGGCCGGGGATACGACCGCGCTGGTGTTCGGCATCGCGCTACTGACCTCCAGCCTCGCGGCGTCGGCGGTCGGGGTGTACAGCGGGCAGGTCGTCATGCAGGGGTTCATCCGGCGGTCGATCCCGCTCTGGCTGCGGCGGACGGTCTCGGTGCTGCCGGCGCTGGTCATCCTGCTGCTCGGCGTCGATCCGACGACCGCGCTGGTGCTGAGCCAGGTCGCGCTGTCGTTCGGGGTCCCGTTCGCGATCTTCCCGCTGCTGCGCTTCACCGGTGATCGGAGATTGATGGGAGATGACCTGGTGAACCGGGCCGGAACGCGGTACGCCGGATACACGGTCGGGACGCTGATCGTCGCGCTCAACGTCTATCTGGTGGCAGCAGTAGTGGTGTAG
- the groL gene encoding chaperonin GroEL (60 kDa chaperone family; promotes refolding of misfolded polypeptides especially under stressful conditions; forms two stacked rings of heptamers to form a barrel-shaped 14mer; ends can be capped by GroES; misfolded proteins enter the barrel where they are refolded when GroES binds), with translation MAKDLRFSADARQLLEAGVNALADAVKVTLGPKGRNAVIEKLTGPPTITNDGVTIAREIQLRDPFANMGAQLVKEVAMKTNGVAGDGTTTATVLAQALVREGLKAVEDGANPMFLKTGIQRTVAAVVDALRTDARPVTTVQELAHVATLAANNDPEIGAIIARAMDRVGPAGVVTVDESPTFGLDVDFVDGVELDHGFISPYMATDKQRMETVLERPYILLTNERLTQVQTLMPVLELVTRTQRPLVIFAETVDGPALGMLVANNVHDTFRSVVVRAPGFGHRRLAELEDLAAITGGAVITGDAGQDVSSLRLDQLGTCARITVTESFTTIVGGAGDEAAVSARIEQLKSELDRTDNEHDQDHLQLRMARLSGSVAVIHVGAATGVELKELQHRVEDSLSATRAAIEEGVVAGGGVALVHAGRSVGPLDLTGDAAVGRDLVLRALAEPLRWIAINAGYDGDTVVSRVGSLSGSEGFNALTGEYGDLVADGVIDPLKVTRSALQSAASVAALLLTTETLVVEEIVQNPGAIVAPGFGDLAEGMVRPSNIY, from the coding sequence ATGGCCAAGGACCTGCGGTTCAGCGCAGACGCGCGGCAGCTGTTGGAAGCCGGGGTGAACGCTCTCGCCGACGCGGTGAAGGTGACGCTCGGCCCGAAGGGCCGGAACGCGGTGATCGAGAAGCTGACCGGGCCGCCGACGATCACCAACGACGGTGTGACGATCGCGCGGGAGATCCAGCTCCGCGACCCGTTCGCGAACATGGGCGCGCAGCTGGTCAAGGAAGTCGCGATGAAGACCAACGGGGTCGCGGGCGACGGCACGACGACCGCGACCGTGCTGGCCCAGGCGCTGGTGCGGGAGGGTTTGAAGGCCGTCGAGGACGGCGCGAACCCGATGTTCCTGAAGACCGGCATTCAGCGCACGGTCGCCGCCGTCGTCGACGCGCTGCGTACGGACGCCAGGCCGGTGACCACCGTGCAGGAGCTGGCGCACGTCGCGACGCTGGCCGCGAACAACGACCCGGAGATCGGGGCGATCATCGCCCGCGCGATGGACCGGGTCGGCCCCGCGGGTGTGGTGACCGTCGACGAATCGCCGACGTTCGGTCTGGACGTCGACTTCGTGGACGGCGTCGAGCTGGACCACGGCTTCATCTCGCCGTACATGGCCACCGACAAACAGCGCATGGAGACCGTGCTGGAACGTCCGTACATCCTGCTCACCAACGAGCGACTCACCCAGGTGCAGACGCTGATGCCGGTCCTGGAGCTGGTGACGCGGACCCAGCGCCCGCTGGTGATCTTCGCCGAGACCGTGGACGGGCCCGCGCTCGGGATGCTCGTCGCGAACAACGTCCACGACACGTTCCGCAGCGTCGTCGTGCGTGCCCCCGGGTTCGGCCACCGCCGGCTGGCCGAACTCGAGGACCTGGCCGCGATCACCGGCGGTGCGGTGATCACCGGCGACGCCGGTCAGGACGTGTCGTCGCTCCGGCTCGACCAGCTCGGAACGTGCGCGCGGATCACGGTGACCGAGTCGTTCACGACGATCGTCGGCGGCGCCGGGGACGAGGCCGCGGTGTCGGCGCGGATCGAGCAGCTGAAGAGCGAGCTGGACCGCACCGACAACGAACACGACCAGGACCACCTGCAGCTGCGGATGGCGCGGCTGTCGGGCAGCGTCGCGGTGATCCACGTCGGCGCCGCGACCGGCGTGGAGCTCAAGGAGCTGCAGCACCGCGTCGAGGACTCGCTCTCGGCGACCCGGGCCGCGATCGAGGAGGGCGTGGTCGCCGGCGGCGGCGTCGCACTGGTGCACGCCGGGCGCTCGGTGGGGCCGCTGGACCTGACCGGGGACGCTGCGGTCGGACGGGACCTCGTGCTGCGGGCGCTCGCCGAGCCGCTGCGGTGGATCGCGATCAACGCCGGGTACGACGGAGACACCGTGGTCTCCCGAGTGGGCTCGCTGTCCGGGAGCGAGGGTTTCAACGCGCTGACCGGCGAGTACGGCGACCTGGTCGCGGACGGGGTGATCGACCCGCTCAAGGTGACCCGGTCCGCGCTGCAGAGTGCGGCCTCGGTCGCGGCCCTCCTGCTCACCACCGAGACGCTGGTGGTGGAGGAGATCGTCCAGAATCCGGGCGCGATCGTCGCACCGGGTTTCGGTGATCTCGCCGAGGGCATGGTGCGTCCGTCGAACATCTACTGA